The Stenotrophomonas sp. NA06056 genome segment GATAGCGCCGTGCTGAATTCCAAGGAACCGGTGCTGGTCGATTTCTGGGCCGAGTGGTGTGGCCCCTGCAAGATGATCGCCCCGGCGCTGGACGAACTGGCTGATGCCTACCAGGGCCGCGCCAAGATCGCCAAGGTCAACGTGGACAACAACCGCGCACTGGCCGCCAAGTACCACGTGCGTTCGATTCCCTACCTGGTCGTCTTCAAGGACGGCGAGAAAGTGGGCGAGCAGATCGGTGCCGTTGGCAAGGCCCAGCTGGCCGGCCTGCTGGACAAGGCCCTGGCCTGATCCTGCGGGTTACCGGCAGCCGTTTCCAACGGCTGCCGGGCGGGCGCCCCGGCGCCTGACTGAATACCGTACCCGGCGACCCTTGCGTGGCGCCGCAGGCCGATGATAGTGTCGGCACATCCGGCCGCGTTCGCGTGCCGCATCTTCTGGACGCAGTTTCTTCCAGACCCATTCCCAACGTTCGCCGCCCCAGCCGGGCGCTCGCACCTTCAAGCGAGGAATAACGCTCTTGTCCGATAACACTCCCGAAACCGGTAGCGCTGAAGCGCCCGCCGAAAAGCGCGTGCGCAAGGCCCGCGTAACCAAGGCTGCCGCTCCGGCCGCCGCCGAAACCAGCGCCGCCCCGGCGCAGCCTGCCCTGCCGTTGGCAGCCGCGCCCGAAGCGCCGGCGCCAGCAGCTGCAGCGCCTTCCGCGCCGAGCGCGCCTGCCACCGAGGCCCCTGCCAGCAGTGGCGGCGGCGAAGGTGGCGAGGGCCGCGAATCCGGCCAGCCGCGGCAGTCGCAGCAGCAGAACAACCAGGGCGGCGGCCAGAACCAGAACCCCTACAACCAGGGCGGCCAGCAGGGTCAGGGCAACCGCCGCGACCGCTTCCGCAACCGTCGTGATCGCGATCGCAACGGCGGTGGTGGTGGTGGTGGTGGCAACAACGGCCGCTACCGCGACGACGGCATGCCCAACGACAACGGCGAACAGCAGCCGTTCGTTCCGCGTCCGCACGCCAACGTGCCCGAAGGCTTCCCGGTCTATTCGCTGAGCGACCTCAAGCGCATGCCGGCCCAGAAGCTGCTGGAGATCGCAGAGCAGCTGCAGATTTCAGAAGGTGTGGCCCGTGCCCGCAAGCAGGACGTGATCTTCGCGCTGCTGAAGGTGCTGACCCGCCACGGCGACGGCGTTGCCGCCGACGGTGTGCTGGAAATCCTGCCGGACGGCTTCGGCTTCCTGCGCGCGGCCGAGGCCAGCTACCTGGCCGGCCCGGACGACACCTACATCTCGCCCAGCCAGATCCGCCGCTTCAACCTGCGTACCGGCGACCATCTGTCCGGCCGCATCCGCTTCCCGAAGGACGGCGAGCGCTACTTCGCGCTGTCGATCGTGGACACCATCAACGGTGAGCCGCTGGAAGCGTCGAAGAACAAGGTGCTGTTCGAGAACCTGACCCCCCTGTTCCCGCGTCGTCGCTTCACCCTGGAGCGCGGCAACGGTTCGTCGGAAGACATTACCGGCCGCATCCTCGACCTGATGGCACCGCAGGGCAAGGGCCAGCGCTCGCTCATCGTTTCCCAGCCGAAGGCCGGCAAGACGATGATGATGCAGCAGGTGGCCACGGCCATCACCACCAACCATCCGGACGTGCACCTGATCGTGCTGCTGATCGACGAGCGCCCGGAAGAAGTGACCGAAATGCAGCGCACCGTGCGCGGCGAGGTCATCAGCTCGACCTTCGACGAACCGGCCGCGCGCCACGTGCAGGTGGCCGAAATGGTCATCGAGCGCGCCAAGCGCCTGGTCGAGCACAAGAAGGACGTGGTGATCCTGCTCGACTCGATCACCCGCCTGGCACGTGCCTACAACAACGTCGTGCCGAGCTCGGGCAAGGTGCTGACCGGTGGTGTGGACGCCAACGCCCTGCACCGCCCGAAGCGCTTCTTCGGTGCCGCGCGCAACGTGGAAGAAGGCGGCAGCCTGACCATCATCGCCACCGCGCTGGTCGATACCGGCTCGAAGATGGACGAGGTGATCTACGAAGAGTTCAAGGGCACCGGCAACAGCGAAGTGCACCTGAGCCGTCGTATCGCTGAAAAGCGTGTGTTCCCGGCCATCGACATCAACCGTTCGGGTACCCGTCGCGAAGACCTGCTGATCGAGCCGGAGCTGCTGCAGAAGATCTGGATCCTGCGCAAGCTGCTGCATCCGATGGATGAAATGACGGCAATGGAATTCCTGCTGGACAAGATGAAGAACACCAAGTCCAACGACGAGTTCTTCGGTTCGATGAAGCGCTGATCGCGCAGCATTGATGCACTACGGAAAGGCCCCGCGATGCGGGGCTTTTTCTTTGGGTGGCAGCAGGACAATCGGCTTCACTTCGCGGCCCGGCGTTTTGGCGATAATCTGCGGGACAAATGCCTGACTCTCCGCCCCGACCGTGCTGGCCGGGCCGCCGATTCCCGCTGTTGCCCCATCCGGAGGATCCGGCGGGTCCAGCCCTGCCCGATTCTTCAACCGCATGCGCACACTGTCCCCCCGGCTCAACCTGGGCAAGCTGATTCTTGCCCTGGCCCTGCTCAGCGCGATCATCGCCCTGGCCAATACGCTGCTTGCCAGCTATCGCGTGCAGCGCGACCAGCTGGTGGGAAACACCCTGGAAGCGAACCGTGTGTATGCCACCAAGCTGGCCGAGACCACGCAGAACTTCCTGCTGGCCGCGCAGCAGCAGCTGGCCTATGCCGCCAACCGGCTTGGCAACAGCGACATGGATCCTGCCCAGGCGCAGGATGAGGCCCGCCGTCTGCAGCTGCAGTCCAGCAGCTTCAATTCTTCACTGGTGGTGGCCAGCGATGGGCGGGTGATCGCGACCTCGCCGCAGAGCCTGCAGCTGCAGGGCGAGATCCTGCGCAGCGCCGGCAGCAAGGCGGCGCTCGAGCGGCGCGAGCCGATGATCAGCGATCCCTACCAGTCGGCCACCGGCAAGCTGCTGATCTCGATCTCGCACCCGGTGTTCGACCGCAGCGGCCAGTACCGCGGCTATGTCAGCGGCACTCTGTACCTGCGCCAGCGCAGCGCGCTCAACACCCTGCTGGGTACGCACTACTACCGCGATGGTTCCTACCTGTACGTGGTGGACCGCCATGGCCGCCTGATCTACCACATCAATCCCAAGGAAGTGGGTACCTACGCGTTGAACAACCCGGCGGTGAAAGAGGTGATGCGCGGCCAGCGCGGTGCACAGCAGGTGCGCAACAACCACAAGGTGGCGATGCTGGCCGGTTACGCACCCGTCGCGGCAACCGGCTGGGGCATCGTCGCGCAGCGCCCGACCGAGGCGACGCTGCAGCCGCTGTCACGCCTGATGTCAGCGGTGATCTGGAATGCCATTCCGCTGGGCGTGCTGTCGCTGCTGATCACCTGGTGGTTCGCCCGACGTATTTCGCTGCCGCTGTGGCAGCTGGCGCGCAACGTGCAGGACGGCGAAGACACCGGCAACGCGATCAGCCACGTCAACGGCATCCGCGCCTGGTACTTCGAAGTCGCGCAGCTGAAACAGGCCGTGCTGTACAGCTTCAATGCGCTGCAGGACCGGATCGGCACGCTCAACCGCGCCAGCCGCACCGACCCGCTGACCGGCCTGCTCAATCGCCGCGGGCTGCAGCAGGCGCTCGACGCGCTGCAGGCGCAGGGCCTGCCGTTTGCGATCCTGACGCTGGATATCGACCGCTTCAAGTCGATCAACGACAGCCATGGTCACGACGTCGGTGATGCAGCCATCGTACATATCGCCGAACAGATGCGCCGCCATTCGCGCGAGACCGACGTGCTGTGCCGCGCCGGTGGCGAGGAGTTCCTGGTGCTGCTGCCGGGCGTTGGCATCGAAGCGGCCCGGCAGACCGGCGAGCGCCTGCGCCAGGCCATCGCTGACGAACCCTTCGCGCCGGTGGGCACCATCACCGTGTCCTTGGGCGTGGCCCACTTCCCCAGTTTCCACACGGATCCGGAACAGGCACTGCGCCTGGCCGACAAGGCCCTGTACCTGGCCAAGGAACAGGGCCGCAACCGGGTCGTGGTGTACCCGCACGCCGATTGAGCACAGTGATTGAGGCGGGATGCGCCGGGACAGACCCGGGGCATCCCGCAATGATGCATCAGCCCAGCGGGGTGAGCAGGCGCGGGCCTTCCTGCGCGCGTCCGACCATGTACACACCGCCTTCGGGCAGCAGGTCGGTGCCGGCCACCCGGGTTTCCTCGCCGGTCTTCCACGGCGCCTGCTGGCGCGGGCCCGGAATGTAGGCAGCCCAGCGGCCGTAGCGCTCGCGCGAATCCTCGAAGGCGAATCGCACCGGCACGCGGACGGTCCAGAAGTCGCGATCCTTCGCCTCGCCAGTGGTGGGCGGGGTGAACGTCCAACGCTTCGCGTTCCTGACGCTGGCCTTGGCCAGCACATCGCGCAGCTGGCTCATGGTGCGCTCGGGGCCGACCACGGTCAGGTTGGTCTGCTCGGCGATCACATCAGCCACCGTGCCATCACGGCCGACCTTGACCATCAACATGACCGTGCCCTCCCCCTGCATGGCCAACGCCTGCGGTGGGTACTCCGGCGCGCGCAGTCTGTTGCTGGTCACCTTGTCGGTGCTGTCCTCGCGTTCGCCACCCACCTTGCTGAAATTGGCATCGACCAAGCGGACACGCATGCTGCCTTCAACCGGGTTGTCGGCCATCAGACGCAGGCGTACCGCCGTGCGTGCCTGCATCGGCTTGCCCTCGACCAGCGTCGGCTCGAAACGCCAGCCCTGCACGGCGTTGTCCACGAAACCGGCAATACCCGCATCGACTTTTTCGCGATGATCGAGCTGGAACCCTTCAACCTGGCCTTCGCGGCCGATGTCGATGACCCCGCTGAGGGTCATGCTGGCCTGGGCCTGCTTGCGGACCTCGCGCGCGGTCTGCGCGTCGGCGGTATCGATCAGGGCGCCACCGCCACCTACGGCAAGGGCCAACGCCAGGAAAAGAGAAGAACGCATCACAGCCACTCCTTGTGCAGGTACGAGTGAGCGACACTAGCGCATCTTCGCAGAGGATTCATGCCGGCCGACACCATGCGTCATGGCCTGATTCAGGCCTGCTGCCTGAGCGGGGTGCGCAGTCGCAGGCCCTGTAGACGCTGCCGCCGGTACAGTCGATCACGCCAGCCGCTGCGCACCCGAATACGGTGGCGTGTCCGGATAGTCACCCGCCGCAAAGCGCGCCTGCAGCCCCTGCCACCAGGCGGGATCGAACAGATGCCGATAATGCTCGCGCACCGCTGCCAGCTCCTGCGCGGGCAGGCCCATGAATGGCCCGAACCGCTCCGGGAACACATCGCGGGGGCCGACATGGAACCACGGTTCATCGGCCATCGCTTCTTCCGGTGAGCGTGGCGTGGGCCAGGCGCGGAACACGCAGTCGCTGACCAGGCACAACTCGTCGTAGTCGTAGAACACGGCGCGGCCGTGGCGCGACACACCGAAGTTCTTCGGCAGCATGTCGCCGGGGAAGATGTTGTTGCGCGCCATGTCGGTGATCGCCTGCGCGTAGTCCAGTACCCCTGCACGCACCGCCTC includes the following:
- the trxA gene encoding thioredoxin, which produces MSDKVVHVGDADFDSAVLNSKEPVLVDFWAEWCGPCKMIAPALDELADAYQGRAKIAKVNVDNNRALAAKYHVRSIPYLVVFKDGEKVGEQIGAVGKAQLAGLLDKALA
- the rho gene encoding transcription termination factor Rho — encoded protein: MSDNTPETGSAEAPAEKRVRKARVTKAAAPAAAETSAAPAQPALPLAAAPEAPAPAAAAPSAPSAPATEAPASSGGGEGGEGRESGQPRQSQQQNNQGGGQNQNPYNQGGQQGQGNRRDRFRNRRDRDRNGGGGGGGGNNGRYRDDGMPNDNGEQQPFVPRPHANVPEGFPVYSLSDLKRMPAQKLLEIAEQLQISEGVARARKQDVIFALLKVLTRHGDGVAADGVLEILPDGFGFLRAAEASYLAGPDDTYISPSQIRRFNLRTGDHLSGRIRFPKDGERYFALSIVDTINGEPLEASKNKVLFENLTPLFPRRRFTLERGNGSSEDITGRILDLMAPQGKGQRSLIVSQPKAGKTMMMQQVATAITTNHPDVHLIVLLIDERPEEVTEMQRTVRGEVISSTFDEPAARHVQVAEMVIERAKRLVEHKKDVVILLDSITRLARAYNNVVPSSGKVLTGGVDANALHRPKRFFGAARNVEEGGSLTIIATALVDTGSKMDEVIYEEFKGTGNSEVHLSRRIAEKRVFPAIDINRSGTRREDLLIEPELLQKIWILRKLLHPMDEMTAMEFLLDKMKNTKSNDEFFGSMKR
- a CDS encoding sensor domain-containing diguanylate cyclase encodes the protein MRTLSPRLNLGKLILALALLSAIIALANTLLASYRVQRDQLVGNTLEANRVYATKLAETTQNFLLAAQQQLAYAANRLGNSDMDPAQAQDEARRLQLQSSSFNSSLVVASDGRVIATSPQSLQLQGEILRSAGSKAALERREPMISDPYQSATGKLLISISHPVFDRSGQYRGYVSGTLYLRQRSALNTLLGTHYYRDGSYLYVVDRHGRLIYHINPKEVGTYALNNPAVKEVMRGQRGAQQVRNNHKVAMLAGYAPVAATGWGIVAQRPTEATLQPLSRLMSAVIWNAIPLGVLSLLITWWFARRISLPLWQLARNVQDGEDTGNAISHVNGIRAWYFEVAQLKQAVLYSFNALQDRIGTLNRASRTDPLTGLLNRRGLQQALDALQAQGLPFAILTLDIDRFKSINDSHGHDVGDAAIVHIAEQMRRHSRETDVLCRAGGEEFLVLLPGVGIEAARQTGERLRQAIADEPFAPVGTITVSLGVAHFPSFHTDPEQALRLADKALYLAKEQGRNRVVVYPHAD
- a CDS encoding energy transducer TonB — protein: MRSSLFLALALAVGGGGALIDTADAQTAREVRKQAQASMTLSGVIDIGREGQVEGFQLDHREKVDAGIAGFVDNAVQGWRFEPTLVEGKPMQARTAVRLRLMADNPVEGSMRVRLVDANFSKVGGEREDSTDKVTSNRLRAPEYPPQALAMQGEGTVMLMVKVGRDGTVADVIAEQTNLTVVGPERTMSQLRDVLAKASVRNAKRWTFTPPTTGEAKDRDFWTVRVPVRFAFEDSRERYGRWAAYIPGPRQQAPWKTGEETRVAGTDLLPEGGVYMVGRAQEGPRLLTPLG